One Spiroplasma endosymbiont of Dioctria linearis DNA segment encodes these proteins:
- the dcm gene encoding DNA (cytosine-5-)-methyltransferase gives MSEIKFIDLFAGIGGFHYALKSALNELQSNLNSKCVFVSEIDEYAKKVYSNNFNYDINKIINIRDIDKNDIENHDFLFAGFPCQTFSNAGKKLGFIDKTRGTLFFEIAEILKVKKPKFFLLENVKHLVKHDKSRTFNLILDTIRELGYITTKEPLILSATEIGVPQKRERVYIIGVRQDLVSDLEFIDKPKMNLENKYLYNEIIEKEVLEDYFDMVDNKVKIAIEAWGKFLKKIKLPTNRSLPVIWFDDLFTSKKRQNEILNDNSVSEWRKKYLKDMWLVYKENKEFIDKWKEEYGVKNWQAREKKFEWQAGRENKDIKNSFIQLRQSGIRCRRKESFPTLVAMVQTPLVYDDKRKKWRFLTPNETGKLQNFYKIKSDDFDFKFKSYSDIYGTSLRHDFISQKQFGNSININVVKQIIKYILENFYK, from the coding sequence ATGAGTGAAATTAAATTTATTGACTTATTTGCTGGTATTGGAGGATTTCATTATGCTCTTAAATCGGCTTTAAATGAACTTCAAAGTAATCTAAACTCAAAATGTGTATTTGTAAGTGAAATTGATGAATATGCAAAAAAAGTATATTCTAATAATTTTAATTATGATATAAATAAAATTATTAATATCAGAGATATTGATAAAAATGATATAGAAAATCATGATTTTTTGTTTGCTGGTTTTCCATGTCAAACGTTTTCTAATGCAGGGAAAAAACTTGGTTTTATAGATAAAACAAGAGGAACTTTATTTTTTGAAATAGCTGAAATTTTAAAAGTTAAAAAGCCTAAATTTTTTCTCCTTGAAAATGTGAAGCACTTAGTGAAACATGATAAATCAAGAACTTTCAATTTAATATTAGATACGATTAGAGAATTAGGTTATATAACAACAAAAGAACCATTAATTTTATCTGCAACGGAAATAGGTGTTCCCCAAAAAAGAGAAAGAGTATATATAATCGGTGTAAGACAAGATTTGGTATCTGATTTGGAATTTATTGATAAACCAAAAATGAACTTAGAAAATAAGTATTTGTATAATGAAATAATTGAAAAAGAAGTATTAGAAGATTATTTTGATATGGTTGATAATAAAGTTAAAATAGCAATTGAAGCTTGGGGAAAGTTTTTAAAAAAAATAAAATTACCTACAAATAGAAGTTTGCCAGTTATTTGATTTGATGATTTGTTTACTTCAAAAAAAAGACAGAATGAAATATTAAATGATAACTCAGTTTCTGAATGAAGAAAAAAATATTTAAAGGATATGTGATTAGTTTATAAAGAAAATAAGGAATTTATTGATAAGTGAAAAGAAGAATATGGAGTTAAAAATTGACAAGCAAGAGAAAAAAAATTTGAATGACAAGCAGGAAGGGAAAATAAGGACATTAAAAACTCTTTTATCCAACTAAGACAATCTGGAATAAGATGTAGAAGAAAAGAAAGTTTTCCAACCTTAGTTGCAATGGTACAAACTCCTCTTGTTTATGATGATAAAAGAAAAAAATGAAGATTTTTGACACCTAATGAAACTGGTAAATTGCAAAACTTTTATAAAATTAAAAGTGATGATTTTGATTTTAAATTTAAATCTTATTCTGATATATATGGTACTAGTTTAAGACATGATTTTATTTCTCAGAAACAATTTGGCAATTCAATTAATATAAATGTTGTTAAACAAATTATCAAGTACATTTTAGAAAATTTTTATAAATAG
- a CDS encoding HNH endonuclease signature motif containing protein codes for MIKYKNLVDMIEIEEDSNQFDIRQEKSKEIFDEFIKILSSKTNIKSLKFTSNSKKISNSSFEFDFNNKKYSLNMNYIKNSGTKNNNNKRFQIKNNLYLKNAINSYFAFLNIGKENLFFITKDITKFIENYIQKEVSKSYSSFWISYNDIRNFLNNKDDNLFIDKKGTLFSKDLNLLIDAFLNDYNNKNSESPAKLKTSFDEIDDEDIFDFVIDNFVENEVEDFDHNNIKNIDNNNKLKRDSRIISDFLKQNQFCKACDSTTTFRKRNEDIQYFEVHHFIPYNMKTQKNFKKTLDSKLNLVTLCANCHRKIHLSCKDEQIIVINKIADKIIGGTFIETYPEYNLDTLIKWYEDLYKKG; via the coding sequence ATGATTAAATATAAGAACTTAGTTGATATGATTGAGATAGAAGAAGATTCGAATCAATTTGATATTAGACAAGAAAAATCTAAGGAGATTTTTGATGAGTTTATAAAAATACTTTCATCAAAGACTAATATAAAGAGTTTAAAATTTACTTCAAATTCTAAAAAAATTTCTAATAGTTCTTTTGAATTTGATTTTAATAATAAAAAATATAGTTTAAATATGAATTACATTAAAAACTCTGGAACCAAAAATAATAACAATAAGAGATTTCAAATCAAAAATAATTTATATTTAAAAAATGCAATTAATTCATATTTTGCCTTTTTAAATATAGGAAAAGAAAATTTATTTTTTATTACAAAAGATATTACTAAATTTATAGAAAATTATATTCAAAAAGAAGTCTCAAAAAGTTATTCCTCTTTCTGAATTAGTTATAATGATATAAGGAATTTTTTAAATAATAAGGATGATAATTTATTTATTGATAAAAAAGGCACTCTTTTTTCAAAGGACCTTAATTTATTAATTGATGCCTTTTTAAATGACTATAATAATAAAAATTCTGAAAGTCCGGCAAAACTCAAAACCAGTTTTGATGAAATTGATGATGAGGATATTTTTGATTTTGTTATTGATAATTTTGTAGAAAATGAAGTTGAAGATTTTGATCATAATAATATAAAAAATATTGATAATAATAATAAATTAAAAAGAGATAGTAGAATCATTTCTGATTTTTTGAAACAAAATCAATTTTGTAAAGCATGTGACTCTACAACAACTTTTAGAAAAAGAAATGAAGATATTCAATATTTTGAAGTACATCATTTCATACCATATAATATGAAAACTCAAAAAAATTTTAAAAAAACTTTAGACTCAAAATTAAATCTCGTTACATTATGTGCAAATTGCCATAGAAAAATTCATTTATCTTGTAAAGATGAACAAATAATAGTAATAAATAAAATAGCTGATAAAATAATAGGTGGTACTTTCATTGAAACGTATCCAGAATATAATCTTGATACGCTTATAAAATGATATGAAGATTTATATAAAAAGGGGTAA